The Fulvivirga ligni genome window below encodes:
- a CDS encoding DUF779 domain-containing protein, with translation MEVKKVSRIDITPTALEVVDQLKHKYGPLMFHQSGGCCDGSSPMCFEDGEFRIGDSDVKLGEVRGCPFYMSRDQFEYWKHTHLTLDVTPGRGSSFSLEIPLGIRFIIRSRLFTDEEWEVLEKNPI, from the coding sequence ATGGAAGTTAAAAAAGTAAGTAGAATAGATATTACACCTACTGCCCTGGAGGTAGTAGATCAACTCAAGCATAAATACGGCCCCCTGATGTTTCATCAAAGTGGAGGCTGTTGTGACGGTTCGTCCCCCATGTGTTTTGAAGATGGAGAATTCAGAATAGGTGACAGCGATGTGAAGCTGGGAGAGGTGAGAGGCTGCCCATTCTATATGTCAAGAGATCAGTTTGAATACTGGAAGCACACCCACCTTACTTTAGATGTAACGCCTGGGCGTGGTTCCAGCTTTTCATTAGAGATACCGCTCGGTATCAGGTTCATTATCCGCTCTCGCCTTTTTACAGATGAGGAGTGGGAGGTGCTAGAAAAGAATCCGATTTAG
- a CDS encoding aldehyde dehydrogenase family protein: MDTLTKESKAVKWPEFKPHYDHFIGGKWVAPSSGEYFDNISPINGQPFTRSARGNKEDIEKALDAAHKAFPKWSKTAAAERSRVLLRIADIIEDNLEYLAQVETVDNGKAIRETRAADLPLCVDHFRYFAGVIRGDESSMSEHDANTISINLQEPLGVVGQIIPWNFPLLMATWKIAPALAAGCCTVVKPAEQTPTSIMVLMELIQEVVPEGVINIVTGYGPEAGKPLATSPRVAKVAFTGETTTGRLIMQYASENLIPVTMELGGKSPNIFMPSILEADDEFFDKCIEGAVMFALNQGEVCTCPSRVLVHESIADQFLERVIERTKAIKMGHPLADDTMMGAQASNDQFEKILSYLDIGKKEGAEVLCGGEAAKLNSGLENGYYVQPTIFKGHNKMRVFQEEIFGPVTSVTTFKDVDEALTIANDTLYGLGAGLWTRDAHEIYQMPRAIKAGRVWVNCYHAYPAHAPFGGYKKSGFGRENHKMMLNHYRNTKNMLISYDKKKLGFF, from the coding sequence ATGGATACTTTAACAAAAGAAAGTAAGGCCGTAAAATGGCCAGAATTTAAACCCCACTATGATCATTTCATTGGAGGCAAATGGGTTGCCCCCAGCAGTGGAGAGTATTTCGATAATATAAGTCCTATTAATGGACAACCATTTACAAGATCTGCCAGAGGTAATAAAGAAGATATTGAAAAGGCACTGGATGCCGCTCATAAGGCTTTTCCAAAATGGTCTAAAACAGCTGCTGCTGAAAGAAGCAGAGTACTACTGAGAATAGCAGATATCATAGAGGATAATCTTGAGTATTTGGCTCAGGTAGAAACCGTTGATAATGGTAAAGCCATCAGAGAAACACGTGCGGCCGACCTACCGTTATGCGTAGACCATTTCAGATACTTTGCCGGAGTAATCAGAGGTGATGAAAGCAGCATGTCTGAGCACGATGCCAATACAATAAGCATTAACCTTCAGGAGCCGCTAGGTGTGGTGGGTCAGATCATACCATGGAACTTCCCGCTACTGATGGCCACCTGGAAAATAGCTCCGGCTTTGGCCGCTGGATGTTGTACCGTGGTGAAACCAGCTGAGCAGACACCTACAAGTATTATGGTGCTGATGGAGCTCATTCAAGAAGTGGTGCCAGAAGGTGTAATCAATATAGTAACAGGCTATGGTCCAGAGGCAGGTAAGCCATTGGCAACATCACCAAGAGTGGCCAAAGTGGCATTTACCGGTGAAACTACTACTGGTAGACTGATCATGCAATATGCTTCAGAAAACCTCATTCCAGTGACCATGGAATTAGGAGGAAAATCACCTAATATATTCATGCCGAGCATTTTAGAAGCTGATGATGAGTTTTTTGATAAATGTATAGAAGGAGCTGTTATGTTCGCCCTAAATCAAGGTGAAGTATGTACTTGCCCTTCAAGAGTTTTAGTGCATGAATCTATCGCTGATCAGTTTTTAGAAAGAGTGATCGAGCGAACCAAGGCCATAAAAATGGGACATCCACTGGCTGATGATACTATGATGGGAGCGCAGGCTTCTAATGATCAGTTTGAAAAGATACTCTCGTACCTTGATATAGGTAAAAAAGAAGGTGCTGAGGTACTTTGTGGAGGTGAAGCAGCCAAGCTGAATTCCGGATTGGAAAATGGCTACTACGTACAGCCTACCATTTTCAAAGGCCATAATAAAATGAGGGTTTTTCAAGAAGAGATATTCGGACCGGTAACCTCTGTTACCACCTTTAAAGATGTAGATGAAGCATTGACCATAGCCAATGACACGCTGTATGGCCTGGGAGCTGGTTTGTGGACTCGCGATGCTCATGAAATATACCAAATGCCAAGAGCTATTAAGGCTGGCCGTGTATGGGTAAACTGTTATCACGCTTATCCGGCACATGCACCATTTGGAGGTTATAAAAAGTCAGGTTTTGGAAGAGAGAATCATAAAATGATGTTAAACCATTACAGGAACACCAAAAATATGCTGATCTCTTATGATAAGAAGAAGTTAGGCTTCTTTTAG
- a CDS encoding AraC family transcriptional regulator yields MNKNLINTLPDRKEKSLFTLVENRSSYSFDVCELNLFETHQTAHNVDLMFNDFVLTSMLSGRKIMKLDSTPAFEYLPGESVILPPGEHMHIDFPDAEMDTPTRCIALTISQDVIKNTVNRLAEYHPKADGWGEWEINLASLHLNNTQELADTIDRIIKITKSEQGKVKDIMVQLTLQEMLIRLMQTQARSLFESSHSLWSNQNPLAAAIQYMKQNLRGKISLDEVAKIACMSRTSFFQKFKETMGETPSQYILKERIKLAQRDLESSDKNITEVCFSSGFENLSHFIRAFKQEVGCTPKSYQQNN; encoded by the coding sequence ATGAACAAGAACCTGATCAACACCCTCCCGGATAGAAAAGAGAAGTCATTATTCACTTTAGTGGAAAACCGCAGCTCTTATTCTTTCGATGTATGTGAGCTAAATTTGTTTGAAACGCACCAAACGGCTCATAATGTGGACCTTATGTTCAATGACTTTGTACTAACAAGTATGCTCAGTGGTAGAAAAATAATGAAGCTGGATTCAACTCCAGCCTTTGAATATCTGCCCGGAGAGTCAGTGATTTTACCTCCTGGTGAACATATGCATATAGATTTTCCAGATGCTGAAATGGATACTCCTACCCGATGTATTGCTTTAACCATTTCGCAGGATGTTATAAAAAACACGGTAAACCGTCTCGCAGAATATCACCCAAAAGCTGATGGTTGGGGTGAGTGGGAAATCAATTTAGCTTCGTTACACCTAAACAATACCCAGGAATTGGCCGACACTATTGACAGGATCATTAAGATAACCAAGAGCGAGCAGGGAAAGGTAAAGGACATCATGGTGCAGCTCACCTTACAGGAAATGCTGATCAGACTGATGCAGACCCAGGCCAGATCCTTGTTTGAATCTTCTCACTCTTTATGGTCTAACCAAAATCCTCTGGCTGCCGCCATCCAATATATGAAACAGAATTTAAGAGGAAAAATAAGCTTGGATGAAGTAGCCAAAATTGCTTGCATGAGCAGAACCAGCTTTTTCCAGAAATTCAAAGAGACCATGGGTGAAACACCTAGTCAGTACATTTTGAAAGAAAGAATAAAGCTAGCCCAAAGAGATTTAGAATCTTCTGACAAGAATATAACAGAAGTATGCTTCTCTTCGGGCTTTGAAAATCTATCTCATTTTATTCGCGCCTTCAAGCAAGAAGTGGGTTGCACCCCTAAAAGCTATCAGCAGAATAATTAA